A single window of Fischerella sp. PCC 9605 DNA harbors:
- a CDS encoding SDR family NAD(P)-dependent oxidoreductase, translating into MKNIAGKTVLLTGASGGIGVFIARALAKEQATVVCVSRSQDRLEQIRAEVELAGGKGISIPFDISKLEELPILVQQINQLAGAVDILINNAAIEKYRPFQYYSQKDIQSILITNLLAGMELARLVLPSMLERNSGNIVNIASGSGKKGAPYNSIYSASKAGLIMWTDAIRQELTNTNVGVSVVCPGYTKAGMFLKFGLPAPKLARISEPKAVAHAVLQAIKHNKGEVLLDGFLTRLLFSNIQLFPDFGDAIYRWIGLTNLNLTCAENQMRIEKRLHN; encoded by the coding sequence ATGAAAAACATAGCAGGTAAAACAGTACTGTTGACTGGTGCTTCCGGTGGTATTGGAGTATTTATTGCCCGTGCGTTAGCAAAAGAACAAGCAACAGTAGTCTGTGTTTCTCGTTCCCAAGATCGGCTGGAACAAATACGTGCTGAGGTCGAATTGGCAGGTGGTAAAGGTATCAGTATTCCATTTGATATCAGCAAATTGGAAGAATTACCAATCCTTGTGCAGCAGATTAATCAACTTGCAGGTGCAGTTGATATTTTGATTAATAATGCTGCCATTGAAAAATACCGACCTTTTCAATATTACTCCCAAAAGGATATCCAGTCTATATTAATAACTAATTTACTAGCTGGGATGGAGTTGGCTAGGTTGGTATTGCCAAGCATGCTAGAGCGTAATAGCGGTAACATTGTTAATATCGCCTCTGGTTCTGGGAAAAAAGGAGCGCCTTACAACAGCATTTATTCAGCTAGTAAAGCTGGTTTAATTATGTGGACAGATGCGATACGGCAGGAATTAACTAATACCAATGTAGGGGTTTCAGTCGTTTGCCCGGGATACACAAAAGCAGGAATGTTTTTAAAGTTTGGCTTGCCAGCACCTAAATTGGCGCGTATTTCTGAACCAAAGGCTGTGGCTCATGCAGTGCTACAAGCTATTAAACATAACAAAGGAGAAGTTCTACTTGATGGATTTCTTACCAGGCTATTGTTTTCCAATATACAACTTTTCCCCGATTTTGGAGATGCAATTTACCGTTGGATTGGTTTGACCAATCTGAACCTAACTTGTGCAGAAAATCAAATGCGTATCGAAAAACGATTGCATAACTAA
- a CDS encoding GMC oxidoreductase gives MADSHYDVIIIGTGAGGGTLAYKLAPSGKKILVLERGTFVPKEKANWDSLQLFQKERYRPAEVWYDKHGKVIRPVTHYYVGGNTKFYGGALFRFRDHDFNTVFHKDGISPEWPLKYRDFAPYYTQAEKLYEVHGQRGLDPTEPHISEDYPFPAVSHEPYIQEIHDALKDKGLHPFYLPLGIKLNEANRFLSTCIRCDTCDGFPCFINAKADADVNCVRPAIAHQNLTLISQAKVFQLHTSASGREVTGVTAEIAGKQHIFSGDIVVIACGAINSAVLLLKSANDQHPNGLANSSNLVGRNYMAHKFAVVMALSTKLNSTVFHKTLAVNDFYWGEKYFPYPMGSAQLLGNITTNRVAAYAPPFTPDLIAEAIANHSVSWLLMTEDLPDLKNRVRVEGDKIFLEYTNNNEQAFNRLIKRWISVLKSIKLHSQKGHFSFFIPQKLTLKEVGHQCGTCRFGEDPRKSVLDINCRTHDVDNLYIVDGSFFPSSSAVNPSLTIMANALRVGEHLLERMK, from the coding sequence ATGGCTGATAGTCATTATGATGTCATCATCATTGGTACGGGTGCTGGTGGCGGAACACTGGCATATAAATTAGCACCAAGTGGGAAGAAAATTTTAGTCCTAGAGCGAGGTACTTTTGTACCTAAAGAAAAAGCAAATTGGGATTCACTGCAACTTTTTCAAAAAGAGCGCTATCGCCCAGCAGAAGTGTGGTATGACAAACACGGTAAAGTAATTCGTCCAGTCACGCACTATTATGTTGGTGGTAATACTAAATTTTATGGCGGTGCATTATTTAGATTTCGCGACCATGACTTCAACACAGTTTTTCATAAAGATGGTATCTCTCCTGAATGGCCATTAAAGTATCGGGACTTTGCCCCCTACTATACTCAAGCAGAAAAACTATATGAAGTACACGGTCAACGAGGTTTAGATCCTACTGAACCTCATATCAGTGAAGACTATCCGTTCCCAGCAGTCAGCCACGAACCTTACATTCAAGAAATTCACGATGCCTTAAAAGATAAAGGCTTACATCCATTTTATCTGCCACTTGGTATTAAGCTTAATGAAGCTAATCGTTTTTTAAGTACTTGTATTCGTTGTGATACTTGTGATGGCTTTCCGTGTTTTATTAATGCTAAGGCTGATGCTGATGTTAACTGTGTGCGACCAGCCATAGCTCATCAGAATCTAACTTTAATTTCTCAAGCAAAAGTTTTCCAACTGCATACAAGTGCATCTGGTCGCGAAGTCACTGGAGTAACAGCAGAAATCGCAGGTAAACAGCATATTTTTTCTGGAGATATTGTTGTTATTGCGTGTGGTGCAATTAATTCAGCAGTATTGTTACTCAAATCTGCTAATGATCAACACCCGAATGGATTAGCTAATAGTTCTAATCTCGTAGGACGAAATTATATGGCTCATAAGTTTGCCGTGGTCATGGCTTTGTCTACAAAATTAAATTCTACAGTTTTTCACAAAACTCTAGCTGTCAATGATTTCTATTGGGGGGAAAAATATTTTCCTTATCCAATGGGAAGCGCACAACTGTTAGGTAACATCACTACAAATAGAGTCGCTGCATATGCACCTCCTTTTACACCCGATCTTATTGCTGAGGCAATCGCAAATCATTCTGTTTCATGGTTGTTAATGACTGAAGACTTACCAGATCTCAAAAATCGCGTGCGCGTCGAAGGTGATAAAATTTTTCTCGAATATACAAATAACAATGAACAAGCTTTTAATCGTTTAATTAAGCGTTGGATTTCGGTACTGAAATCAATTAAACTACACTCTCAAAAAGGACATTTTTCTTTTTTTATTCCTCAAAAATTGACTCTAAAAGAGGTGGGACATCAGTGTGGTACTTGTCGTTTTGGCGAAGATCCAAGAAAGTCTGTACTTGATATCAACTGCCGCACTCACGATGTTGATAATCTTTATATTGTCGATGGTAGCTTTTTCCCCTCTAGTAGTGCTGTGAATCCATCTCTAACGATTATGGCAAATGCTTTGCGAGTAGGAGAGCATTTGCTAGAAAGGATGAAGTGA
- a CDS encoding glycosyltransferase gives MNKQPLRIALITGLYAPFLTGVSVAVHQRVRWLLQQGHEVFLVHPEINDQYPKEVGSRPMPGLEELQSFPKFSSYAFPTQPLIFYKSLPQPLHYRHWSDTKLLEEFQPDIVVVEEAPQMRGFYSLYLQGYGRPVGAEYARKTNTPIVSLFHTDIVAYIRYYMGNQFFSFIRPMLPMLIKQFSETYDYNFFPSREQLEKYKSLKSQRSEYLPYQGIDCQKFNPANICYDPIPGDRRPTLLFVGRIAPEKSVIQLLDIYPIIAAQIPDVHLVIVGSGPQQEEMRQRAAKFGSGVTVWGESHGTELLGWYARADVFVNPSITENFCTSNNEALASGTPVVAVKAPSTSEQVFPDRNGFLAEPNNPWDFANKVIQILKNPDLKEEMPMQARFSVLEYDWSVCMGKFEEKLYQIVEKSKDLAATPI, from the coding sequence ATGAATAAACAACCTCTTCGCATTGCCCTGATTACAGGATTATATGCGCCATTCTTGACAGGGGTTTCAGTTGCAGTACACCAACGGGTGCGGTGGTTACTACAACAGGGACATGAAGTTTTTCTTGTTCACCCAGAAATCAACGACCAGTATCCCAAAGAGGTTGGTAGTCGTCCCATGCCAGGACTGGAAGAACTACAATCTTTCCCCAAATTTTCTTCTTACGCATTCCCTACCCAACCTCTGATATTCTACAAATCTCTTCCCCAACCATTACACTATCGCCATTGGAGTGATACCAAATTGTTGGAGGAATTCCAACCAGATATTGTGGTGGTTGAAGAAGCACCGCAAATGAGAGGATTTTATTCACTGTATTTGCAAGGTTACGGTCGTCCTGTGGGAGCTGAATACGCTAGAAAAACTAACACCCCAATCGTATCTCTGTTTCACACAGATATCGTAGCTTATATTCGATATTACATGGGAAATCAGTTTTTTAGCTTTATTCGTCCCATGCTGCCTATGTTAATTAAGCAGTTCAGTGAAACCTACGACTATAACTTCTTTCCTTCGCGAGAACAGCTTGAGAAATACAAAAGTCTGAAATCCCAACGCAGTGAATATCTCCCCTATCAAGGAATAGATTGCCAAAAATTTAATCCTGCCAACATCTGTTACGATCCTATTCCTGGCGATCGTCGTCCCACCCTCCTGTTTGTCGGACGCATTGCCCCGGAAAAAAGTGTCATTCAGCTTCTCGATATATATCCAATCATCGCTGCCCAAATACCTGATGTGCATCTAGTTATTGTTGGTAGCGGTCCCCAACAGGAAGAGATGCGCCAGCGCGCCGCCAAATTTGGATCGGGTGTTACAGTATGGGGTGAATCTCACGGAACAGAACTTTTGGGTTGGTATGCACGAGCCGATGTGTTTGTCAATCCATCCATTACCGAAAACTTCTGCACCTCCAACAACGAAGCCTTAGCTTCTGGAACTCCTGTAGTTGCAGTCAAAGCACCTTCAACCTCAGAACAGGTATTCCCCGATCGCAACGGTTTTTTAGCCGAACCCAATAATCCTTGGGATTTTGCCAACAAAGTGATTCAAATTTTAAAAAATCCCGACCTCAAAGAAGAAATGCCCATGCAAGCCCGCTTTTCCGTACTCGAATATGATTGGTCAGTATGTATGGGAAAGTTTGAAGAGAAACTATATCAAATAGTTGAAAAATCAAAAGATTTGGCAGCAACACCGATTTAA
- a CDS encoding glycosyltransferase encodes MKELAIFLCRLLIGWLVIQVSILLVFLWVLRSHRKNSLPDDQLPKTAVILCLRGGDPFLPNCLRSLLQQNYPQYDLKLIVDNREDPAWQIATETIASIGATNVQISPLTIRRYNCSLKCSSIVQAVSELDDSYKAVALVDADAVVHPNWLRELVSPLTDAKVGATTGNRWYLSTGRYWGSLVRYFWNASAVVQMYLYRIPWGGTLALKTEVIRQTGLLDRWARAYCEDTMIRNVLAQHGLQVKFVPSLLILNREECDLPRLLGWTKRQLLASRLYHPQWWAVIADALQTVLLPNLLLVLCLAALFQQQWDAATVAFAGFGGYIVALLLMAIALEKGVQPIIRNNTGTITRLSITTVVKMLFGIPLTHWVYAFVMVSSAWMPKINWRGITYQIKGPWNIRLVEYRPYQMLDQPVDSKVSL; translated from the coding sequence ATGAAAGAATTGGCGATATTTCTGTGTAGACTTTTGATAGGCTGGCTGGTCATTCAAGTATCTATATTACTGGTATTTTTATGGGTATTGCGATCGCACCGCAAAAATTCCTTACCAGACGACCAGTTACCCAAAACAGCAGTCATTCTTTGTTTGCGGGGTGGCGATCCGTTTTTGCCTAATTGTTTGCGATCGCTTTTACAGCAAAACTACCCGCAATACGATCTAAAGCTGATCGTTGATAACCGAGAAGATCCAGCTTGGCAAATTGCCACTGAGACTATAGCCTCTATAGGAGCAACTAACGTCCAAATTAGCCCTTTAACGATCAGGCGATACAACTGTAGCCTCAAATGCAGTTCCATCGTGCAAGCTGTCTCAGAATTGGATGATTCCTACAAAGCAGTTGCACTGGTAGATGCTGATGCAGTGGTTCATCCCAACTGGCTGCGCGAATTAGTCAGTCCTCTAACCGATGCTAAAGTTGGGGCGACTACTGGTAATCGTTGGTATTTGTCCACAGGCAGATATTGGGGTTCATTGGTGCGATACTTCTGGAATGCCTCCGCAGTTGTGCAGATGTACCTGTATCGCATTCCTTGGGGTGGTACTTTGGCGCTGAAAACAGAAGTAATTCGCCAAACCGGACTGCTAGATAGATGGGCACGAGCCTATTGCGAAGATACCATGATCCGCAACGTCCTAGCACAGCATGGGTTGCAGGTTAAGTTTGTACCATCTCTGCTGATTCTCAATCGCGAAGAGTGCGACTTACCCAGATTACTAGGCTGGACAAAGCGTCAACTACTTGCTTCTCGACTTTATCATCCCCAGTGGTGGGCTGTAATTGCTGACGCGCTGCAAACAGTACTGCTGCCAAATCTACTTTTAGTATTGTGTCTGGCGGCGTTATTTCAGCAACAATGGGATGCGGCTACAGTTGCCTTTGCTGGTTTCGGCGGTTATATAGTGGCATTGCTATTAATGGCGATCGCTCTAGAAAAAGGAGTACAACCAATAATTCGCAACAATACAGGAACAATCACCAGATTGTCAATTACCACTGTAGTGAAAATGTTGTTTGGCATTCCTTTGACACACTGGGTTTATGCATTTGTGATGGTATCGTCTGCGTGGATGCCAAAAATTAACTGGCGCGGCATTACTTATCAGATCAAAGGGCCTTGGAACATCCGGCTAGTCGAATATCGCCCTTATCAAATGTTAGACCAACCTGTTGATAGCAAAGTATCTCTTTGA
- a CDS encoding DUF2141 domain-containing protein translates to MLAKASKFILFFLPTIASIGLACTVKAESNTTLTVVVNGIKSQNGQVCLRVFSSEKGFPFSDTSEVKSGCTKITGSSIKKQFAGLKPGTYAVAVVDDQNGDYILNRDFLGIPQEGFGISNNPTVSVITGAPKFRDASFSLNKNTTIKIAMKYGLDP, encoded by the coding sequence ATGTTAGCTAAAGCCTCGAAGTTTATTTTGTTTTTTCTGCCTACCATAGCAAGTATTGGTTTAGCTTGTACTGTTAAAGCAGAATCCAATACTACACTTACTGTAGTAGTAAATGGCATCAAAAGCCAAAATGGTCAGGTTTGCCTCAGAGTATTTTCTAGTGAAAAAGGGTTTCCTTTTAGTGATACCAGTGAAGTCAAAAGTGGCTGCACTAAGATTACAGGGAGCTCTATCAAAAAGCAGTTTGCTGGTTTGAAACCGGGAACTTATGCAGTTGCTGTTGTTGACGATCAAAACGGAGATTATATACTCAACAGAGATTTTTTAGGCATTCCTCAAGAAGGTTTTGGTATTTCCAATAACCCAACCGTGTCAGTTATAACTGGTGCACCAAAGTTTCGCGATGCAAGTTTTTCATTGAACAAAAACACAACAATCAAGATTGCAATGAAGTATGGACTCGATCCATAA
- a CDS encoding NAD-dependent epimerase/dehydratase family protein, with protein MDFQNKTLLITGIGEFIGLRTAELAIAKGMKVCGLQSSTDKAKKAQNLGAKVMIGSITDPANAELACQGTDIVIHTDEIAKEGGSIEEFREVNVGGSINIAKAAKTAGVKTFVYISSALVYGFNYPNRVTEDGPLSGENNPYCQTKIEAEKALLQLNNPPNFGVIIIRPGDVYGPGSIPWIVRPLSLMRQKLFAYANDGQGVINHVYIDNLIEAIFLALEKETYGEIFNITDGQETSWKEYFIRLAEMAGLPAPFSLPKDELKLFLKLRYQGQKLFRKQADILPEVVDFMTRPYAYSIEKARKTLSYEPTINLEQGMQLTQEWLKKTDIKKVMN; from the coding sequence ATGGATTTCCAAAATAAAACTCTTCTCATCACCGGAATTGGCGAATTTATTGGTTTACGTACTGCTGAACTTGCTATTGCAAAGGGGATGAAAGTTTGTGGATTGCAAAGTTCCACAGATAAAGCTAAAAAAGCGCAGAACTTGGGCGCTAAAGTCATGATTGGCAGCATCACCGATCCTGCTAATGCTGAATTAGCTTGTCAGGGAACAGACATAGTTATACACACAGATGAAATTGCCAAAGAAGGTGGTTCAATTGAAGAATTTCGTGAGGTAAATGTCGGCGGTAGCATTAACATAGCTAAAGCTGCTAAGACTGCTGGTGTTAAAACCTTCGTTTATATTTCCAGTGCTTTAGTTTACGGCTTCAACTATCCTAATCGTGTTACAGAAGACGGGCCGCTTTCAGGCGAGAATAATCCTTACTGTCAGACAAAAATAGAAGCTGAAAAAGCACTTTTACAACTGAATAATCCACCTAATTTTGGCGTTATTATTATTAGACCAGGTGATGTTTACGGCCCAGGTAGTATTCCTTGGATAGTTCGACCGCTATCATTAATGCGGCAAAAATTGTTTGCCTATGCTAACGATGGGCAGGGAGTTATCAATCACGTATATATCGACAACCTGATTGAAGCTATCTTTCTTGCCTTAGAAAAAGAAACCTACGGTGAAATTTTTAATATCACAGATGGGCAAGAAACTTCTTGGAAGGAGTATTTCATACGCTTGGCAGAAATGGCGGGTTTACCAGCACCATTTTCTCTGCCAAAAGATGAACTTAAATTATTTCTCAAGCTGCGTTATCAAGGGCAAAAACTTTTTCGCAAACAAGCCGATATTTTGCCGGAAGTCGTAGATTTTATGACTCGTCCCTATGCTTATTCAATTGAGAAAGCACGAAAAACCTTAAGTTATGAACCAACCATTAATTTAGAACAAGGAATGCAGCTGACACAAGAATGGCTGAAAAAAACGGACATCAAAAAAGTGATGAACTAA
- the devC gene encoding ABC transporter permease DevC encodes MAFKIPLAWLQLVRNRIRSLVAVAGIGFIVILMFMQLGFQDALYSSATQVHRNLQGDLFLVSSQYKSLTAIQSFFRTRLYQALGFNGVESVSPMYLGFAKFKNPENGEKYSIYVIGFEPGRPVMSLAEVEKNIDKIKVPDVVLFDRNSRPEFGPVAQKFVQENTEQILEIFPFDSLRGYRVRVGGLFGLGPSFGVDGNLIVSDTTFLRIFPNSRPAEMIDVGVIKLQPGANPKKVLEELKANLPNDVKIFTHKGFIDFEKQYWATRTPIGFILNLMLTMASVVGIVIVYQILYSNISTQLIAYATLKAIGYENNYLLNVVFQQALILSVLGYIPGWIISIFLYEFAMEATKLPIMMSFQNAAIVLISTILMCMTSGALAINKLRSTDPADIF; translated from the coding sequence ATGGCGTTTAAAATTCCTCTGGCATGGCTGCAACTAGTCAGAAACAGAATTCGTTCTTTAGTAGCTGTAGCTGGCATTGGTTTTATTGTGATTTTGATGTTTATGCAACTTGGATTTCAAGATGCACTCTACTCTAGTGCTACCCAAGTGCATCGCAATCTCCAAGGTGATTTATTTTTAGTCAGTTCCCAATATAAATCTTTGACTGCAATTCAGAGCTTTTTTCGGACTCGATTATATCAAGCACTGGGGTTTAATGGTGTGGAGTCAGTTAGCCCCATGTATTTGGGATTTGCCAAATTTAAGAATCCCGAAAACGGCGAGAAATATTCAATCTATGTGATTGGTTTTGAACCAGGTAGACCTGTGATGAGTTTGGCAGAAGTGGAGAAAAATATCGATAAAATTAAAGTCCCCGATGTCGTGCTTTTTGACCGCAACTCTCGACCAGAATTTGGCCCAGTTGCCCAGAAATTTGTTCAAGAAAATACCGAACAGATACTTGAAATATTTCCCTTTGATTCATTAAGAGGGTACAGAGTCAGAGTCGGTGGTTTATTTGGCTTGGGCCCATCCTTTGGCGTAGATGGCAACTTAATAGTCAGTGATACAACTTTCTTGAGGATATTTCCTAACAGTCGTCCTGCGGAAATGATAGATGTAGGTGTAATTAAACTTCAACCAGGAGCCAATCCTAAAAAGGTTTTAGAAGAACTCAAAGCCAATTTACCAAATGATGTGAAAATTTTTACTCACAAAGGATTTATTGATTTTGAGAAACAATATTGGGCTACCAGAACTCCTATTGGTTTCATCCTGAATCTTATGCTAACAATGGCATCAGTTGTTGGTATTGTGATTGTCTATCAAATTCTTTACAGTAATATTTCTACTCAACTAATCGCCTACGCCACATTAAAAGCTATAGGCTATGAAAATAACTACTTATTAAATGTTGTGTTTCAACAAGCTCTGATTCTGTCAGTATTAGGTTACATCCCAGGATGGATTATTTCCATCTTCTTATATGAATTTGCTATGGAAGCAACCAAATTACCTATCATGATGAGCTTTCAGAATGCAGCAATTGTTCTCATATCAACGATATTAATGTGCATGACTTCGGGAGCATTGGCTATCAATAAACTCCGTTCTACAGATCCAGCAGATATTTTCTAA
- a CDS encoding ABC exporter membrane fusion protein, whose product MTTDKKSLFFGKPVARWGIFLAVSIALATGLVSFFSLLMFRSPVQTQQQKAVKTTPARVAVTALGRIVPDGEVTQLSAPSSLTGVRVEKLLVKEGDQVKAGQIVALLEGYARSLAAVQQAVDNVQVAQAKLAQVKAGAKTGDINAQKAAIAQVEWQLQGEVNAQKAAIASLQAQVNNAQTENARYQQLYKEGAVSASTAASKSLQLETLQQQLTEAKATLSRTVDTLQEQLREAKAKLGSIKEVRPTDVRLAEAELKTAISAVKQAKAEHDLTYVKSPIDGKVLKVHAKSGEVVASTGIIEVGKTSQMHVIAEVYQTDIQKVRVGQKAIITSTAFPGKKLQGTVSEIGLLVDRQNILSINPGADTDRRVIQVKIRIDNPADSQQVAGLTNLQVDVAIKI is encoded by the coding sequence ATGACAACAGACAAGAAAAGCCTATTTTTCGGAAAACCCGTAGCTAGGTGGGGAATTTTTTTGGCAGTTTCTATTGCTTTAGCTACCGGATTAGTATCTTTTTTCAGTTTGTTAATGTTTCGCTCTCCTGTTCAAACTCAACAGCAAAAGGCTGTTAAAACTACGCCAGCGAGAGTTGCAGTCACAGCTTTAGGACGGATAGTGCCTGATGGGGAAGTGACTCAGTTGTCTGCTCCCAGTTCACTGACTGGTGTGCGAGTGGAAAAACTTTTAGTCAAGGAAGGAGACCAGGTAAAAGCAGGGCAAATAGTAGCGTTGCTGGAAGGATATGCTCGTTCTCTAGCAGCAGTACAACAGGCTGTAGACAATGTTCAAGTCGCTCAAGCTAAACTGGCACAGGTGAAAGCTGGGGCGAAAACAGGTGATATTAATGCCCAAAAAGCAGCGATCGCCCAAGTAGAGTGGCAATTGCAAGGAGAAGTAAATGCACAGAAAGCAGCGATCGCCAGCCTCCAGGCGCAAGTAAATAATGCCCAAACCGAGAACGCCCGGTATCAACAGCTATACAAAGAAGGTGCGGTTTCTGCGTCTACAGCAGCTAGTAAATCCTTGCAACTAGAGACACTGCAACAGCAGCTTACCGAAGCCAAAGCTACCCTTAGCCGTACAGTAGACACTCTCCAAGAGCAACTGAGAGAGGCAAAAGCCAAACTCGGGAGTATTAAAGAGGTACGTCCAACAGATGTACGCTTGGCAGAAGCCGAACTCAAAACAGCAATATCTGCTGTTAAACAAGCCAAAGCAGAACACGATTTAACTTATGTTAAATCTCCCATAGATGGAAAAGTTTTGAAAGTTCACGCCAAATCCGGAGAAGTAGTAGCCTCTACGGGAATTATTGAGGTAGGTAAAACCTCTCAAATGCACGTCATCGCAGAAGTTTATCAAACCGATATCCAGAAAGTACGTGTAGGTCAAAAAGCTATTATTACCAGTACAGCTTTTCCTGGAAAAAAATTGCAAGGAACAGTCAGCGAAATAGGTTTGCTAGTTGACAGACAGAACATCTTAAGCATTAATCCAGGAGCAGATACAGACCGCAGAGTAATTCAAGTGAAAATCCGCATCGATAACCCAGCAGATAGCCAACAAGTCGCTGGTTTAACCAACTTACAGGTAGATGTGGCTATCAAAATTTAG
- a CDS encoding ParB/RepB/Spo0J family partition protein: protein MPRIPIDKIKIGVNRRPLNGEKVKDLKESIQANGLLNPITIDQNYNLIAGLHRLTACQMLDLQEIECNIVNYEYSEQARLAEIDENLIRNELEPLERHELWLEREQILQRMGLRAKAGDNQYTLQGSATIAPPAKTTREMAKKAGYSERTLQQGLQIAKAIHPEVKQIIKETPLAKSTTTQLEIARTATQERLLAEEAEKAAQLAKAKGEQQEAERQATLAKEARTKQKELQLLAFKSAMAQKQAKSAVKKVSLQAEQPVKKATVNVKEPRVKLGDELMLGRHLVYCSDTSSQEFRELLPSNAALAIATLSPTWNHDYLIDEARIVAVMRSQGNVYEFCSRTRMPFQYEFVIDNLYVGIFSRQAISKPQTPINIEGVEGIVNYLINLYTSYQDKFVIAPFMGNGEILIACERLGRICFIGDENPELVSRGIMRWEQWTGKQAGKSDK, encoded by the coding sequence ATGCCTAGAATACCTATAGACAAAATTAAAATTGGTGTGAACCGTCGTCCATTAAATGGCGAAAAAGTTAAGGATTTAAAAGAATCTATTCAAGCTAATGGGCTACTGAATCCCATTACAATAGACCAGAATTATAACTTGATTGCTGGGCTGCACCGTCTGACAGCCTGTCAAATGCTGGATTTACAAGAAATTGAGTGCAATATTGTTAATTATGAATATTCTGAGCAAGCTCGCCTAGCCGAGATTGACGAGAATTTGATCCGCAACGAGTTAGAACCCCTAGAGCGTCATGAACTGTGGTTAGAACGGGAGCAAATTCTTCAGCGCATGGGACTGAGAGCGAAAGCAGGAGATAACCAATACACTCTCCAAGGTAGTGCAACCATTGCACCACCTGCCAAGACTACTCGGGAGATGGCAAAAAAAGCTGGCTACTCTGAACGTACTTTGCAGCAAGGCTTACAGATAGCTAAAGCAATTCACCCAGAAGTTAAACAGATAATTAAAGAAACACCACTGGCTAAAAGTACGACAACTCAATTAGAGATAGCCAGAACTGCAACTCAAGAACGTCTCTTGGCAGAAGAAGCAGAAAAGGCTGCACAACTAGCCAAAGCCAAAGGAGAGCAACAAGAAGCCGAACGGCAAGCTACCTTGGCAAAAGAAGCACGAACCAAGCAAAAAGAGCTACAGTTGTTAGCTTTCAAAAGTGCTATGGCACAAAAACAAGCAAAGTCAGCTGTTAAGAAAGTATCGCTGCAAGCAGAACAACCCGTTAAGAAAGCAACTGTTAATGTCAAAGAACCGAGAGTCAAACTTGGTGACGAATTGATGCTTGGTAGGCACTTAGTTTATTGTAGCGATACTAGCAGTCAAGAATTCAGGGAACTGTTGCCCTCAAATGCGGCTTTGGCGATCGCTACCCTATCACCAACCTGGAATCATGATTATTTAATCGACGAGGCGCGGATTGTTGCTGTAATGCGTTCCCAGGGCAATGTTTATGAATTTTGCAGCCGAACTCGGATGCCATTTCAATATGAATTTGTAATTGACAATTTGTATGTAGGCATTTTTTCTCGCCAAGCAATATCTAAACCTCAAACACCAATCAATATTGAAGGCGTAGAGGGAATAGTCAATTACCTCATTAATCTATACACAAGTTACCAAGATAAATTTGTGATTGCTCCGTTCATGGGAAATGGTGAAATTCTCATTGCTTGTGAAAGATTGGGGCGTATCTGTTTTATAGGAGATGAGAACCCGGAATTAGTCAGCCGCGGAATTATGCGTTGGGAGCAGTGGACAGGAAAACAAGCAGGGAAAAGTGATAAATAA